The nucleotide sequence GCCGTGCTGTGCGCCCGGGAACTGCCCCTGGCGCTTCTGTGCCCggctcctttttatttttcctgattaatTTATTGTGGAGTTCTATCTGAAATGTGAAAGCCGGGCCTTTCGGGTCTATCTGCACGTTTGCCCTGACGTTGGTCCAAGCCCTGCGTGTTTGCAGCTGCCTCCAGCGCCCACTCGAGCCCCTCACGGCACCGCCCCCGTCCCCTCACCCCGCCCCGCAGCGCCGCCATTTTGCGGGGCTCTGCCCCCCTCAGCGCGGGAAGCGTCGTctcagcaccgggggggggggcgttacGGGTTTGGAAACGCCTCCTGTGGCCGTAAATCCTCCGGAGCGGGCGTTCTGCCTGAATTTGCTcactaattaattaaataaaagaataaataaatagaaaaagaaagttgCTGCGGCGCTAAGGGGGGGAGTGAAGGCAACCGGGTTCGGGGCGCCCCCCCCCGCTGGGCGTTGTGGTAGCTTCCGACGGCCTCCAGATGGGCGCTCCCGGGTGGCCACGCCCCCTCAGAGTAGCCACGCCCCCTCTCCAGAAACCACGCCCCCAAGCGGCCGGTGGCTGCCGCGCCCCTCTCCGCGCACGCCGGAAGTGTTTCCTGCCGCCGGAAACGCGTCACgtgtggggagaagggagaagaacCCGGAAGCGCGGCGGGGCGATGGGGTGCGATGGCGGCACCATCCCCAAGCGGCACGAGCTGGTCAAGGGGCCCCCCAAGGCCCAGAAGGTCtgggcggggcggggagggctCGAGGAGGGCCCCGGGGGGCGTTCGGAGCGGCTCGGGCTCTGCCTCGGGCTTTGCCTCGGGGAGCCGCAGGGTGCAGGGCGTGCGGGGGGGCGGGAGGCGGGGAGAGGGGCACGGGAAAGGGcggaaaaataaacaagtaaatgggaaataagtaaataaaaacgCTTCCCTTCCGTCTCCGGTGTGGTCATACTGCTCTGTGTGCCGGTCAAAGTCGCTTTGAATATCAGCCTGCCTTTTATGGCCGAATGTGCCACAAAACCCGCGTTTTAAAGTGAGATGCTTGAGGTTTTTTTTAAGCTGACGTCCCCTGATACGGTTGTTGGTTTTCCCCTCGTTATAGGAATGGCCCCGGTAGTTAGCTCGAGCTGGTGAGGTGGGAGGGGTGAGATCCAGGATTAGGGAGAAAAGGGTTGTGGGTAAGGTGTGGAGAGATAGTGACAGTGCTGAGGGCAGCGGTTAAGCGCAGGTGACAAAACGGAAGAAAACAGACTTAAAAAGTAGCTCCCGAGATGCAGAAATGAGCTCAGTAGCTAAAAAGTAATTATGAACTTTCACCACaagttttttgttattttatgggataattttaaatgtaaaggtGCGTGCGCCTTTGGTAAGGTGCATGGGGATTTGATAAATATTTCAAGTGTTGTTTGAATTGATATTTAAACAATTTGCTTATAGAAAAGCTACTTTAAAATCATGGGTATGTTTTCATTCAGGTTGACAAAACTGCTGAATTGGTGGCAAGGTGGTACTACTGCACTCTGAGTCAAGAAAAGCTTTGTCGACCGATTGTAGCCTGTGAGCTAGGCAGGTACGACTTTCTATACAGATTTCTATATTGAAAGGTActaatttgtaaataaaataatattatgaGCATCAAATGTGATTGCTGAAAATTTTATGTTATAGGTTGTATAACAAAGATGCTGTCATTGAATTTTTATTGGACAAGTCAGCTGATAAAACACCTGTGGAAGCTGCATCACATATCAAGAGCATTAAGGTAAAAAGGTTGTGTTTAATGCCAAAGCGTGccacaaaatttaaaatgtgctgCAAAAATTCAGTTGGCTTGTCTTCTCACTGtatattaaaatcattaaaaatagcaaTCCTCCATGAAAAACATCTCTGGACATGTTACTGTGGCTCAAAATTCAGTTGTAAAAAGCCTGAGGcttatgtttgtattttattttattttatttatctttcagAACGTAACAGAACTAAACCTTGCAGATAATCCGGCTTGGAGTGGCgataaagaaagcaagaaaggtGACACATATGATGACATCCAGTCTGCACGCTTTATATGCCCTGTGGTGGGACTGGAAATGAATGGAAGGCATAGGTCAGTATTTTAGTTACTGCTTGTAGATTATAAAAGTGAGTACTATGTTAAATTTGTAGCGGGTTAAAAGTTTTAAATCAGTAGTGTTGCAACTCATGTACACGCTTGAGCCTTTGTGGGGACCACATGTCCTTATTCATCCCATGTTTAAGAGGAAAGATGAAATGTTACCTGTTTCCTAAATCAAATTATGTCTATAATAAAGGAGTAGAGAGCGATGTTTGCAGCGAAAAAGTGACTTAAAGTTGTCTGGGGCTAAACCATGGGAGATTGACACGGGCAAGTAGAAGAAGGTCAACTGAGACCTCCTTTTGCAGTGGGATAAATTGCAACAAGGAATTCTACTTTGCCCTGTGCTAGGATAAGAATGAAGGGGAGGTGTATGTCTATTAAAATCCTGTGCTAGCATCTATTTTTTATGTTGCTGAAGAAGGATTTTCCTTTGCATCCTGGTTTGGGCAAATtacaaatttctttttctgtacatATTAAATCTGATAGATGAGAGAGGTTTGGTTCACAGCTTGATAgtttcaaagtatttcttcGTTCAGTGAACGATTAGCCAGTATTTTTCCATCACTACTTACATTAGGTACATATtaattcgcacatccaaaatGTGCAGATACCTTGTTTAGCTGCAAACATGTATAAAGAGAAAGTTAGCTGTGTCCTACCAGCTGTTTGcagtatttgttttgtgttaattTGGCACTGCAGGTACATGCTTCAGACGCACAGGGTTTTTTAAAAGTGAtcttatgtcttttttttaaaggttttgctTCTTGAGGAAGTGTGGTTGTGTGTTCTCGGAACGTGCTCTCAAAGAGATTAAAACAGAAGTTTGTCACAAGGTGAGTTTTTCCTTCAACTTCAGTACCAATGGGTTTACACGTAACCCACAGAGATTGATGTAGATATATATGAACAATTATGTTCACATCCGCTATTGTAAGGCGGCTTTTTAATCAGAATATGCACATTGAAATGTGTATAAGTTCTGTTTTATGGTGgcctgaaatacttttttttttttttttaaattaagtctCTACGTAATTgtcaaaatgaatgtttttgctCTCAAAGACAGTTTGGTGTTGCAATAATTACTTTCAAAACgtcatttttcaaatgtttggtTATAGTTTGTTTAAAAGAAGGTGATTTCTTTGTCTGCTTTGTATTTATCAGTGTCTGCTATATTTGCTTAAAATGATTACATTTCCAAATTACGTTTTGATCCCTGTATTTTGAAGGGCCATTGTCTTTTtttggaggcaaaaaaaaaaaatcagattttcagcAATTTCATGGATTGCTGTTGAAAATACTGGCCGCGTTTCATTTTCACAATAGTGGTGTGATCTCCTTATGAAGGTCTCTTTGGAGATGAAGGCAATGATACATGTTGCAAATGCTCTCATTTTCATATCACTACTTTTATTTGCGTTTGATTTGTGGTGACACTTGCCACAGTTATTTTTCACCAAATACCCTGATATTTGATAAGCTGTACCGTGTACTTACAATAAACAAGATCTGTGAACCAAATACTTTCTCAGTACGGTGTTGTATGTGATGTGAAATAGAATTAATTAGCTTTAGCCTCATTTTGCTGCATTCAGTGTTAATTTTGTTCTATAGAATGCTGCTATAGCCCTTTAGATAATGGCTCTGCTTTCCTGTTGCCagatgctgctttatttttaatgtgttttttctctgtttctaagTTTGTTGTTGATAGATGGAT is from Anas acuta chromosome 16, bAnaAcu1.1, whole genome shotgun sequence and encodes:
- the RTF2 gene encoding replication termination factor 2 isoform X1 translates to MGCDGGTIPKRHELVKGPPKAQKVDKTAELVARWYYCTLSQEKLCRPIVACELGRLYNKDAVIEFLLDKSADKTPVEAASHIKSIKNVTELNLADNPAWSGDKESKKGDTYDDIQSARFICPVVGLEMNGRHRFCFLRKCGCVFSERALKEIKTEVCHKCGVPFQEEDVIILNGNKEDVEVLKKRMEDRKLKSKLEKKSKKCKSAATASQQDTTEEAPGPSKVKNRKDCISSSSGEKRQIIFTKSSGDNGSSSAPGKVNKAASTTTKRSIADSEEKSEAYKSIFTSHSSAKRSKEECSNWVTHTAYCF